In Oceaniferula marina, the following proteins share a genomic window:
- a CDS encoding putative 4-mercaptohistidine N1-methyltransferase, with protein sequence MSVPSYESDQLLNEYLLMHYGSDEQVMPWSFGPQEALHFPVRTVARFSDKPVARSLDLGCAVGRSSFELSRSSGEVLGLDFSANFIAAAQHLKEQGCLYYPVKEIGDRESQAVARVPDGCHSEQCHFLQGDAMNLPSDLGCFDRVHAANLICRLSDPVKLLDRLPSLVRTGGELVLATPCTWLDSFTAPDKQPGGDTFEWLRQKLDASFDLDLQVDEPFVIRETARKFQWSVSLVTRWQKR encoded by the coding sequence ATGTCAGTCCCATCCTACGAATCGGATCAGTTGTTGAATGAGTATTTGTTGATGCATTATGGCTCTGATGAGCAAGTGATGCCGTGGTCGTTTGGTCCGCAGGAAGCCCTGCATTTTCCCGTGCGTACGGTTGCCCGGTTCTCTGACAAGCCTGTGGCGCGTTCGCTTGATCTAGGCTGTGCTGTGGGTCGCTCCTCCTTTGAGCTGAGCCGAAGCTCCGGAGAGGTCCTCGGGCTTGATTTTTCAGCCAATTTTATTGCTGCGGCCCAGCACTTGAAGGAACAGGGTTGTTTGTATTATCCGGTGAAGGAAATTGGGGATCGCGAGTCCCAGGCGGTGGCCCGGGTGCCGGACGGTTGCCATTCCGAGCAGTGTCACTTTCTGCAGGGGGACGCGATGAACCTGCCATCGGATCTTGGATGTTTTGACCGTGTGCACGCGGCTAACTTGATTTGCCGCTTGTCGGATCCGGTGAAGTTGTTGGATCGTTTGCCATCTTTGGTCCGGACTGGGGGTGAGCTGGTGCTGGCGACGCCTTGCACCTGGTTGGATAGCTTTACGGCTCCGGATAAACAGCCTGGTGGAGATACCTTTGAGTGGCTGAGGCAAAAGCTCGATGCCAGCTTCGATTTGGACCTGCAGGTGGATGAGCCATTTGTTATCAGGGAAACGGCCCGTAAGTTCCAGTGGTCGGTTTCCTTGGTCACCCGCTGGCAGAAGAGGTAG
- a CDS encoding glycoside hydrolase family 16 protein gives MTRTINHPFFFVLMLMATAMTSAEAADTLAGWKLLWQDEFDQKTLDENKWTRCKRGGADWKNTMSDAPELLTLKDGVLHLRGVKNPDTKKDPAPYLTAGLTSKGKFEFQYGKVQIKARFKSAQGAWPALWMLGSKKGWPANGEIDLMEHLNFDHKIYQTVHSEYTFKVDKTNTPPKGSTAKIDRDVWNTYGCEWGADQIVFTVNGKPSHTYPRVPEKGDKQWPFEQPFYFILSMQIGGKWVNGSGATNPAHYPAGMEVDWVRVYQKK, from the coding sequence ATGACTAGAACGATAAACCATCCCTTCTTTTTTGTCCTGATGCTGATGGCCACGGCCATGACTTCGGCAGAGGCGGCCGATACCTTGGCTGGATGGAAGCTCCTCTGGCAGGATGAGTTTGACCAGAAAACCCTGGATGAAAACAAGTGGACGCGCTGCAAACGTGGCGGCGCCGACTGGAAAAATACCATGTCGGATGCTCCCGAGCTGTTGACCCTTAAGGATGGAGTCTTGCATTTACGAGGGGTGAAGAACCCGGACACCAAGAAGGATCCCGCTCCCTACCTTACTGCCGGCTTGACCAGCAAGGGGAAGTTTGAGTTTCAGTATGGCAAGGTGCAGATCAAAGCCCGCTTTAAAAGCGCCCAGGGAGCATGGCCGGCACTCTGGATGCTGGGTTCGAAAAAGGGTTGGCCCGCCAATGGTGAGATCGATCTGATGGAACACCTGAACTTCGATCATAAAATCTATCAGACGGTGCACTCGGAGTATACGTTCAAGGTCGATAAAACCAATACCCCACCCAAAGGTTCGACGGCCAAGATTGATCGCGACGTCTGGAACACCTATGGTTGTGAATGGGGTGCTGATCAAATTGTGTTCACGGTCAATGGCAAACCAAGCCATACCTACCCACGTGTTCCCGAAAAAGGAGACAAGCAGTGGCCGTTTGAGCAGCCGTTTTATTTTATCCTATCCATGCAGATCGGCGGTAAATGGGTGAATGGCTCAGGGGCGACCAACCCCGCTCATTACCCTGCCGGAATGGAGGTCGATTGGGTTCGGGTCTATCAAAAAAAATAA
- the purN gene encoding phosphoribosylglycinamide formyltransferase: MSAQETSSKGKLKLGVLGSGSGSNMQAILDAIDDGSLQAEIVLVLSDNEDAYILERARKVGIAAEVIDCGGYAQRFPEASQLEVAQRLKQAGVEMVCLAGFMRLVKSPLLDAFPQRILNIHPSLLPAYPGLMAWKQAVDDGATESGCTVHYVDAGMDTGPIVLQAKVPVLGDDTADSLHARIQVEEHRIYPEAIRVVAGV, translated from the coding sequence ATGTCCGCACAGGAAACATCATCCAAGGGAAAACTCAAACTCGGCGTGCTCGGGTCAGGGTCCGGGTCGAATATGCAGGCGATTCTCGATGCCATCGACGACGGTTCTTTACAAGCTGAAATCGTCTTGGTGCTGTCGGATAACGAGGACGCTTACATCCTTGAGCGGGCTCGCAAGGTGGGGATTGCCGCTGAGGTAATCGACTGTGGCGGCTACGCTCAGAGATTTCCCGAGGCATCTCAACTGGAGGTTGCCCAAAGGCTGAAGCAGGCAGGAGTTGAAATGGTATGCCTCGCCGGTTTCATGCGCTTGGTTAAATCCCCCTTGCTGGATGCTTTCCCCCAACGGATTCTCAACATTCACCCATCCTTGCTGCCGGCTTACCCTGGCTTGATGGCTTGGAAACAGGCGGTGGACGATGGCGCTACCGAGTCCGGATGCACCGTGCATTATGTGGATGCCGGGATGGATACGGGACCGATTGTTTTACAGGCGAAGGTTCCGGTTTTGGGTGATGATACAGCGGACAGCTTGCACGCCCGCATTCAGGTGGAAGAGCACCGGATCTACCCCGAAGCGATTCGTGTGGTTGCCGGAGTTTAA
- a CDS encoding TIM-barrel domain-containing protein, translated as MNRHDRKPLWLIAVVVFSLAFPLQAGSPVGDSRDLKLVEKWEKVANGVFRTVVGNHDGEMHYSDLAAASPKIETLNRLPDVPISKALKSASFRLLADGKVLVRIPTEPGEKIYGYGLQFDNTMKSGQIVELKVDHFKKGGGATHAPVPFYISSKGYGVLFNTAKYIKIHNQVGSRKDSKHNPEEVDRNPPADEKQAGPWLALPPGDAVEAFIHGKGLEMVGFTGTSFQDIVARYNLFSGGGAMPPLWGLGFWHRTPAKYSAEQTAAEIAEFDQHRIPLDVIGLEPGWQSKSYPCTYEWQKKRFPDPGKFAKQLLDDGIRLNLWVNPYISKHSRIYEKMKPLSGSHLVWLGIVPDYTLPEARQLLVDQHKEDHFDIGISGYKIDECDGYDFWLWPDYATFPSGTSAEVMRQTYGMQLQSLMHKELFVKNNQRTYSQVRASNGAASSYPFVIYSDSYGHNQYVTGLSSASLSGILWCPEIRSARNEREWINRMHTVCFSPLAQLNAWASKTKPWSYKNATDAVRNTIELRMQLLPYLYTAFANYNQQGIPPVRSMLLETGEGKDQSKEQERKLDGETDPYADGFHQKITEDNSLYMFGPDILVAPFLNNSTKRQVQLPAGNWYDFYTGKLLGNGNKITITAKQFNDLPPLLVKEGALIPMLTKSVMRTKDIQGAAIEIRHYGKKDGTCQLYEDDGQSYDFEKGAYTLRTFALESGQLKQKIVKKGAKPLYGDVSLRQMTK; from the coding sequence ATGAATAGACATGATAGGAAGCCCTTGTGGCTGATTGCCGTAGTAGTCTTCTCTCTGGCATTTCCGTTACAAGCGGGATCCCCTGTGGGGGATAGCCGGGATTTGAAACTAGTTGAGAAGTGGGAGAAAGTCGCCAATGGGGTTTTTCGCACAGTGGTAGGAAACCACGATGGTGAGATGCATTACAGTGATCTGGCCGCGGCTTCACCGAAAATTGAGACCTTGAATCGCTTACCTGATGTTCCGATCAGCAAGGCCTTGAAGTCGGCCAGTTTCCGACTGCTTGCAGACGGTAAGGTGTTGGTGCGTATCCCGACCGAGCCGGGGGAGAAAATCTATGGTTACGGATTGCAGTTCGACAACACGATGAAGAGCGGGCAGATCGTCGAACTCAAAGTCGACCACTTTAAAAAAGGAGGTGGGGCAACCCACGCACCGGTTCCTTTCTATATTTCCAGCAAAGGTTACGGTGTGTTGTTCAATACGGCCAAATACATCAAAATCCACAACCAGGTAGGCAGTCGCAAGGATTCAAAACACAACCCGGAGGAAGTTGACCGCAACCCACCGGCCGATGAAAAACAAGCGGGGCCATGGTTGGCTTTGCCTCCGGGAGATGCCGTTGAAGCATTTATTCACGGTAAAGGGCTCGAGATGGTTGGATTTACCGGGACCAGCTTCCAGGATATTGTTGCTCGTTACAACCTGTTCAGTGGTGGTGGGGCAATGCCTCCGCTCTGGGGGCTTGGTTTCTGGCACCGCACGCCTGCCAAGTATTCGGCCGAGCAGACAGCCGCTGAAATTGCCGAGTTCGATCAACATCGGATCCCTCTGGATGTCATCGGGTTGGAACCCGGCTGGCAGAGCAAGTCGTATCCGTGCACCTACGAGTGGCAGAAGAAACGCTTCCCCGATCCCGGGAAGTTTGCCAAGCAGTTGTTGGATGACGGTATTCGCCTTAACCTGTGGGTGAACCCTTATATCTCGAAACACTCAAGGATTTATGAAAAAATGAAACCGCTGTCAGGTTCCCACCTTGTCTGGTTAGGGATCGTTCCCGATTACACTTTGCCTGAGGCTCGCCAGTTGTTGGTTGACCAGCACAAGGAAGATCATTTCGATATCGGGATCTCCGGATATAAAATCGATGAGTGTGACGGCTATGATTTCTGGCTCTGGCCTGACTACGCAACCTTCCCTTCCGGGACTTCTGCTGAGGTGATGCGCCAGACTTACGGTATGCAGTTGCAGAGTCTGATGCACAAGGAACTGTTTGTGAAGAACAACCAACGGACGTATTCGCAGGTGCGTGCCAGCAATGGGGCGGCTTCAAGCTACCCCTTTGTGATTTACTCGGATTCCTATGGACATAACCAGTATGTAACCGGTCTGTCTTCGGCCAGCTTGTCAGGCATTCTTTGGTGCCCTGAAATTCGTAGTGCACGTAACGAACGCGAATGGATCAACCGAATGCATACGGTTTGCTTTTCGCCATTGGCTCAGCTCAACGCCTGGGCAAGTAAAACCAAACCATGGAGCTATAAAAATGCCACGGACGCGGTGCGAAATACGATTGAGCTGCGTATGCAATTGTTACCTTATCTCTACACCGCCTTTGCCAACTACAATCAGCAAGGGATTCCTCCGGTGCGGTCGATGTTGTTGGAAACCGGCGAGGGGAAGGATCAGAGCAAGGAGCAGGAGCGTAAGTTGGACGGTGAAACCGACCCGTATGCCGATGGGTTTCATCAGAAAATTACCGAGGACAACAGCCTCTATATGTTTGGTCCGGATATTCTTGTGGCTCCCTTTCTTAACAACTCGACCAAACGTCAGGTTCAGCTGCCTGCCGGAAATTGGTATGATTTTTACACAGGTAAACTGCTAGGAAATGGCAACAAGATCACGATTACAGCCAAGCAATTCAACGACCTGCCACCGCTGCTCGTCAAGGAGGGTGCGCTGATTCCGATGCTGACAAAGTCGGTGATGAGAACCAAGGACATCCAAGGTGCTGCGATTGAAATCCGTCATTACGGAAAAAAGGACGGCACCTGCCAGTTGTATGAAGATGACGGTCAAAGTTATGACTTTGAGAAAGGGGCATACACCTTGCGCACCTTTGCTCTTGAGAGTGGTCAGCTGAAACAGAAGATCGTCAAGAAGGGGGCAAAGCCATTGTATGGTGATGTGTCCCTGCGCCAGATGACAAAGTAG
- a CDS encoding dipeptidase, translated as MKQLIAPILLAGFFAGFSHASEESKTWPATDKAKKFVKDTIVIDMFASPHGTGWTEDKHFHNYLNRARGAGITGSEMTLAAGSYTFDQFLNEHYQYRRVMAQTPGKYVFVRSIRDIEHAHITGKTAVIWNSQTATILDGDLKKIPALKEMGLASMILSYNDLFRTGSGSLAEYNGNTTGVTAWGLSIVDELVKYGIIVDLSHMGPLTTKGIMDHMDKNHPGVPYVFTHSLPAGLYKDVPKATPKGCYRNISDEEAKRAAKSGGYVSPTFTEWMMDGIWPDDITPAHCADMIDYYVKLVGVDHVGIATDDMFTLKPTMNFVNANPNLYNDGGYMVKAFKAGADGCGELAKILPAITDELWKRGYKNEDLVKIYGGNKMRVFQQVWEGVSPKQQKADEADRIKLRKELKQRFESR; from the coding sequence ATGAAACAACTAATAGCCCCCATTTTACTGGCTGGTTTTTTTGCCGGTTTTAGCCATGCGAGCGAGGAAAGCAAAACCTGGCCTGCAACAGACAAGGCAAAGAAGTTTGTCAAGGATACCATTGTCATCGACATGTTTGCCAGCCCACACGGGACTGGATGGACGGAGGACAAGCATTTTCACAACTATCTGAACAGGGCCCGAGGTGCGGGTATTACCGGGAGTGAAATGACGCTTGCCGCGGGCAGCTACACCTTCGATCAGTTCTTGAATGAACATTACCAGTACCGGAGGGTCATGGCCCAGACCCCGGGTAAGTATGTGTTTGTTCGTTCGATTCGTGATATTGAGCATGCTCATATCACGGGCAAGACGGCTGTGATTTGGAATTCCCAGACGGCAACCATCCTCGATGGTGATTTGAAGAAGATTCCAGCGCTCAAGGAGATGGGGCTTGCCAGCATGATTTTATCCTACAATGACCTGTTCCGGACGGGGTCGGGCAGCTTGGCGGAATATAACGGCAATACCACCGGAGTAACCGCCTGGGGGCTCTCCATTGTCGATGAACTGGTGAAGTATGGCATTATTGTGGATCTCAGTCATATGGGGCCTCTGACCACCAAAGGCATTATGGATCACATGGATAAAAACCATCCGGGCGTACCTTATGTCTTTACCCATTCATTGCCGGCCGGGCTTTACAAGGATGTGCCAAAGGCCACACCCAAAGGCTGCTACCGGAATATTTCAGATGAGGAGGCCAAACGTGCCGCCAAATCCGGAGGATACGTTTCGCCAACCTTCACTGAGTGGATGATGGACGGGATTTGGCCGGATGACATCACGCCTGCTCATTGTGCGGATATGATCGATTATTATGTCAAGTTGGTGGGCGTGGATCATGTTGGTATTGCAACCGATGACATGTTTACTCTCAAACCGACGATGAACTTCGTGAACGCCAACCCGAATTTGTACAACGATGGCGGATACATGGTCAAAGCATTCAAAGCAGGGGCTGATGGGTGCGGTGAGTTGGCAAAAATTTTGCCAGCAATCACAGATGAACTTTGGAAGCGCGGATACAAAAATGAAGACCTCGTAAAAATCTACGGAGGAAACAAGATGCGGGTTTTCCAGCAGGTTTGGGAAGGTGTTTCTCCAAAGCAGCAAAAGGCTGATGAGGCGGATCGAATCAAGTTGCGTAAGGAACTGAAGCAACGTTTTGAATCACGTTGA
- a CDS encoding VPS10 domain-containing protein: MKASYFMLAVTAAIGMMTCSWVGAQSEPSADFKQQIQALEWRCVGPHVGNRGTTVALDPTDRNVFYHGHSSGGVWKSEDAGQYWIPISDKHFKVGSIGAMAVAPSEPKVLYVGTGEPQLRDCVSWGDGMYKSTDGGLSWKHIGLEQSRNISRVRIHPTNPDRVYVSVIGNPFGPSKERGVYRTDDGGKTWKQIFFKHEQAGVIDLVLCEHDPNILYASTFEVIRRTWGLKAGGPNSGIFKSTDGGDTWTELSKNSGLPVGDWGRVGLAHSKTMPNRISALIDSKEKNGLYQSEDGGETWKFVSDDINITQRPFYYHHLHASPHNGDELWVLSNKLWQSMDGGKTWKQRSGTKDDFHDMAFDPTDPDRLIITHDGGAMCSLNGGKTWSTPFTQPNQQIYRIDVDDQFPYNLYGNCQDLIGYKVPSASLYGGISIAEVTVIGSGESGATVPHPKDPDLVYHLAQSSFAAGGCPIQRVNLKTGQWEHVNVWPMPTFGEGQSKAKYRFNWHAPIVIDPFDAETLYTAAEYVFRSRDRGQSWEVISPVLTKDDESKQQAGGSPSSLETSGQEAYNTIHRMVASKVKEGVLWTGSDCGLVHVSVDGGKNWQKVTPPDLKPDSDVYEIEASPHEAGTAYLAISRYRTANDFLPYLYKTNDFGKTWVNLSPNFPQDEITRTIREDTVRRGLLFVGTETGVFVSLNDGESWQRLNLNLPAVAVHDIEVKHEDLCIATHGRSFWILDDISPLRQHMSDKDENKAWLYRPRDHTRIGINWWALYGGGVGGGQKNYFVQNGRMGHTFIELGVVNGERKRRFLDAGDARPRGAIIYYSLPRGVKDVSLTILDSEQREVSKYEGEQLGSKPGLNRMIWGMTYPDVPRVPGKPPAGVLVEAKPGMYMAKLTVDGKSQTQSFRLSMNPNETWTQEDADARFDLWWRLRSIFERSHLAINEAMKLAEEAGEDSEIAKQASAFSGKLVPQGANLSQIANEPPKLLSKLQTVNAMLFHSEGRPTKSAYAVVDEMEKRIDEAIADWNAVSQKAGKK; encoded by the coding sequence ATGAAAGCTTCTTATTTCATGCTCGCGGTCACCGCTGCGATAGGTATGATGACCTGTTCGTGGGTTGGTGCTCAGAGCGAGCCTTCCGCGGATTTTAAACAACAGATTCAAGCTCTTGAGTGGCGATGTGTCGGCCCTCATGTTGGCAACCGTGGAACGACGGTTGCCTTGGATCCAACAGATCGCAATGTATTCTATCATGGTCATTCATCCGGAGGTGTTTGGAAAAGCGAGGATGCCGGTCAATACTGGATTCCGATCTCCGATAAACATTTCAAGGTTGGCTCGATTGGAGCCATGGCGGTGGCACCGAGCGAACCCAAGGTTCTTTATGTGGGAACCGGAGAGCCTCAGCTTCGGGACTGTGTTTCCTGGGGTGATGGAATGTATAAATCCACAGATGGAGGTTTGAGCTGGAAGCATATTGGACTCGAGCAGAGTAGGAATATATCACGGGTACGAATTCACCCCACCAACCCTGACCGGGTTTATGTGTCGGTGATTGGTAATCCTTTTGGCCCGAGCAAAGAACGAGGAGTCTACCGGACGGACGACGGAGGAAAGACGTGGAAGCAAATCTTTTTTAAACATGAGCAGGCGGGTGTGATCGACCTGGTTTTATGTGAACACGACCCAAACATCCTCTATGCCTCGACTTTCGAGGTGATTCGGCGGACCTGGGGCTTGAAGGCCGGTGGACCCAACAGTGGCATTTTCAAGTCGACCGATGGCGGGGACACATGGACCGAGTTGTCGAAGAACTCCGGTTTGCCAGTAGGCGACTGGGGCAGGGTGGGCTTGGCTCACTCCAAGACGATGCCAAACAGAATATCGGCCTTGATCGATTCGAAGGAAAAGAACGGTTTGTATCAGTCGGAAGATGGAGGGGAGACTTGGAAGTTCGTTTCAGATGATATCAACATTACCCAGAGACCATTTTATTATCATCATTTGCATGCCAGCCCGCACAATGGGGACGAGTTGTGGGTATTGAGCAACAAGCTCTGGCAATCGATGGACGGAGGTAAGACCTGGAAGCAACGTTCGGGCACCAAGGATGATTTCCATGATATGGCATTTGATCCTACCGACCCGGATCGATTGATCATCACCCATGACGGGGGCGCAATGTGCTCATTGAATGGAGGCAAGACATGGTCGACTCCTTTCACCCAACCAAACCAACAGATTTACCGCATCGATGTGGATGATCAGTTTCCGTATAACCTTTATGGAAATTGCCAGGATTTGATTGGCTACAAAGTGCCGTCGGCTTCTTTGTATGGGGGTATTTCAATTGCAGAGGTTACGGTCATCGGTAGTGGCGAATCGGGGGCTACGGTTCCTCATCCAAAAGACCCGGATCTTGTCTATCACCTTGCGCAAAGTTCTTTTGCCGCAGGCGGGTGTCCGATCCAACGTGTCAATCTCAAGACCGGACAGTGGGAGCATGTCAACGTCTGGCCCATGCCCACCTTTGGAGAGGGGCAGAGTAAGGCGAAGTACCGGTTTAACTGGCACGCCCCGATTGTCATCGATCCCTTTGATGCCGAGACCTTGTATACGGCTGCCGAGTATGTGTTTCGGAGCCGTGACCGGGGGCAGTCATGGGAAGTGATCAGCCCGGTGTTGACCAAGGATGACGAGTCCAAACAGCAGGCCGGTGGATCGCCATCTTCGTTAGAGACATCCGGTCAGGAGGCCTACAATACGATTCACCGGATGGTGGCATCGAAGGTGAAAGAAGGGGTGCTTTGGACTGGTAGCGATTGTGGGTTGGTGCATGTTTCCGTTGATGGCGGAAAAAACTGGCAGAAGGTGACGCCTCCCGATTTGAAACCTGACTCTGACGTGTATGAGATTGAAGCTTCACCTCACGAGGCGGGCACGGCTTACCTTGCAATCAGCCGGTACCGGACGGCCAATGATTTTTTGCCTTACCTTTACAAGACGAATGATTTTGGAAAGACATGGGTGAATTTGAGTCCGAATTTCCCTCAGGACGAAATCACGCGAACCATCCGTGAAGATACGGTTCGCAGGGGCTTGCTTTTTGTTGGCACAGAAACCGGAGTGTTTGTGTCCTTGAACGATGGAGAGTCCTGGCAGCGTTTGAATTTGAACCTGCCAGCCGTGGCGGTGCACGATATCGAGGTGAAGCATGAGGACCTTTGCATTGCCACTCATGGCAGGAGTTTTTGGATCCTCGATGATATCAGCCCCTTGCGTCAGCATATGAGCGACAAGGATGAAAACAAAGCCTGGTTGTACCGTCCACGAGACCATACACGGATTGGGATCAATTGGTGGGCACTCTACGGAGGAGGTGTAGGAGGTGGGCAAAAGAATTACTTCGTGCAGAATGGCAGGATGGGTCACACGTTCATCGAGCTGGGTGTGGTGAACGGAGAGCGAAAGCGCCGCTTTCTGGATGCTGGAGATGCCCGTCCCCGTGGGGCCATCATTTACTACTCTCTCCCCAGGGGGGTAAAAGATGTAAGCCTGACGATTCTCGACAGTGAGCAGCGCGAGGTTTCTAAATATGAGGGTGAGCAGCTCGGCTCGAAGCCTGGCTTGAACCGGATGATTTGGGGCATGACCTATCCTGATGTTCCGCGGGTTCCAGGCAAGCCCCCGGCAGGTGTGCTGGTCGAGGCCAAGCCGGGAATGTACATGGCCAAGCTGACGGTTGACGGTAAGTCCCAGACCCAGTCGTTCCGTCTGAGCATGAACCCGAATGAGACGTGGACCCAGGAAGACGCCGATGCCCGCTTTGATCTCTGGTGGAGATTGCGTTCGATTTTTGAGCGCTCTCATCTCGCGATCAATGAGGCCATGAAGCTTGCTGAAGAAGCCGGAGAAGACTCGGAGATCGCCAAACAGGCGTCGGCCTTCAGCGGAAAGCTCGTTCCCCAGGGGGCCAATCTGTCCCAGATTGCCAATGAGCCACCCAAGCTTCTCTCCAAGCTGCAAACGGTGAATGCGATGCTTTTCCATAGTGAGGGCCGGCCAACCAAGTCGGCTTATGCCGTGGTTGATGAGATGGAAAAGAGGATCGATGAGGCGATTGCTGATTGGAATGCCGTGAGTCAGAAGGCAGGGAAGAAGTAG
- a CDS encoding carbohydrate porin, which translates to MSRVEGKRAGVLLGICLLAIANEQVADARPSLGGPGSVEALEADDARPDQSHTGKDLLKEWKDYKTSLKDRTGFSWSTDYTAYYFGSSGDFGPNEAGSGIFRLYGSWDLVGRGTENQGGLVYKVEHRHRYSESSPSSYSLDAGNVGVVGGPFSNNNLRLTNLYWKQKFCDGQGTFLFGYLDATDFVDVYALANPWTAFTNLAFSTGSSSIALPNDATFGLAAGYWLSDQVYVLGSMTDLNADPTDPFQSTEYFFTEHEYFKSIEFGWTTSQDRSYVNNVHLTFWHVDDVEAAGTPDGWGVNFSASYWINDCWMPFFRAGYTEDGGSLLEASVSAGVGVNPIRGNDLLGIAVNWGKPNEDTFGPDLDDQYAIEIFYRYQLTENIAITPDIQWLIDPALNPEDDSLFLAGVRGRISF; encoded by the coding sequence ATGAGCCGAGTAGAAGGAAAAAGAGCAGGTGTGTTGCTCGGAATATGCTTGCTGGCTATTGCCAATGAGCAAGTGGCAGACGCAAGGCCTTCGCTAGGAGGGCCGGGGTCGGTGGAGGCTTTGGAGGCAGATGATGCCAGACCGGATCAGTCGCACACCGGGAAAGACTTGCTCAAGGAGTGGAAAGATTACAAAACGTCGCTGAAGGATCGGACGGGTTTTTCATGGAGCACGGATTACACCGCTTATTACTTTGGCAGTTCTGGTGACTTTGGCCCCAATGAAGCAGGTAGTGGAATCTTTCGATTGTACGGATCCTGGGACTTGGTTGGGCGGGGGACTGAGAATCAGGGAGGGCTGGTCTACAAGGTGGAGCACCGTCATCGCTATTCTGAAAGCTCACCGTCGTCTTACAGTTTGGATGCCGGCAATGTTGGCGTGGTTGGCGGGCCGTTCAGTAATAACAACCTGCGGCTAACCAATCTTTACTGGAAACAAAAGTTTTGCGACGGACAGGGGACTTTCTTGTTTGGTTATCTTGATGCCACCGATTTTGTGGATGTTTATGCTCTGGCAAACCCATGGACTGCCTTTACCAACCTGGCATTCAGCACGGGGTCGTCATCCATTGCCTTGCCCAACGATGCCACTTTTGGCCTCGCAGCCGGCTATTGGTTGTCGGACCAAGTGTATGTGCTGGGTAGCATGACGGATTTGAATGCAGACCCGACGGATCCTTTTCAGAGCACGGAATATTTTTTCACCGAGCATGAGTATTTCAAGAGCATTGAGTTCGGGTGGACGACGTCTCAAGACCGGTCGTATGTGAATAATGTACATCTAACGTTTTGGCACGTGGATGATGTCGAGGCTGCGGGGACCCCGGATGGCTGGGGGGTGAATTTTTCCGCATCCTACTGGATCAATGATTGCTGGATGCCATTTTTTCGGGCTGGTTACACCGAAGACGGTGGCAGTTTGCTTGAAGCCTCTGTCTCGGCTGGTGTCGGGGTGAACCCTATCCGCGGTAATGATCTACTTGGGATTGCGGTGAACTGGGGAAAACCGAATGAGGACACCTTCGGCCCGGACCTTGATGACCAGTATGCCATCGAGATTTTTTACCGCTATCAGCTCACGGAGAACATTGCAATTACTCCGGATATCCAGTGGTTGATTGACCCCGCCTTGAACCCGGAGGACGATAGTTTGTTTTTGGCAGGTGTGCGGGGACGTATTTCGTTCTAA